A part of Biomphalaria glabrata chromosome 3, xgBioGlab47.1, whole genome shotgun sequence genomic DNA contains:
- the LOC106069945 gene encoding uncharacterized protein LOC106069945 — translation MGTCCSTGRQESLTEECQGHHSFYIHPEGSFNQSTYNIVYRPPQLNERLAPGEAKPRFWLNPNSFASGPAVVSIAWCQLGQTHPVCPPPRPVNNKRWNKKKTNRVDSERRRDACLVIGDMDSHLEGREKNLMVKAYPNFLSPYVNKCVRLRLVFADPKTEQMVGEHSHLKHGRESETDPMMEMSHLVRNMHSLKLHLRYSGFVPGLPEVRVEENHGGVKRMKRVRYRVMPVSWIDLDHRKPSIHIVGEQFELLLGPPPPSFTPADFPDGNGETPRIMGIYVRALDTDPDTRLNFNARLYHWFNQSVDTWNDVSGPEFNTDRYLCP, via the exons ATGGGAACATGCTGTTCTACAG GTCGTCAAGAATCGTTAACCGAAGAATGTCAAGGTCACCACAGCTTCTACATCCACCCCGAGGGTTCGTTCAACCAGAGTACCTACAACATTGTCTACAGACCACCACAGTTGAATGAACGTCTAGCGCCTG gcGAGGCTAAGCCCAGATTTTGGCTGAACCCGAATAGCTTTGCCAGCGGCCCTGCAGTGGTCAGTATAGCGTGGTGCCAGTTAGGACAGACACATCCAGTGTGTCCCCCACCACGTCCTGTCAATA ATAAACGatggaacaagaaaaaaacaaacagagtCGACTCCGAGAGGAGGCGCGACGCTTGTCTAGTGATCGGAGACATGGACAGCCATCTGGAGGGCAGGGAGAAAAACCTGATGGTGAAGGCGTATCCTAATTTTTTGTCTCCCTACGTGAACAAG tgTGTACGGCTGCGGCTCGTGTTCGCGGACCCCAAGACAGAGCAAATGGTGGGCGAGCACAGCCACCTGAAGCACGGGCGTGAGTCTGAGACAGACCCGATGATGGAGATGTCCCACCTGGTGAGAAACATGCACTCCCTCAAGCTGCACCTGAGATACAG TGGATTTGTCCCAGGTTTACCGGAAGTACGTGTGGAAGAGAACCACGGCGGAGTGAAGCGGATGAAGCGAGTTCGTTACCGGGTCATGCCGGTCAGCTGGATTGACCTTGACCACCGGAAGCCAAGCATACATATTGTTG gtgaGCAATTTGAATTACTGCTCGGCCCTCCACCGCCATCTTTCACTCCAGCCGATTTCCCAGACGGAAACGGAGAGACCCCAAGGATTATGGGTATCTACGTCCGCGCCCTGGACACCGACCCAGACACAAGGCTTAATTTCAACGCCCGCTTGTACCACTGGTTTAACCAATCCGTAGACACGTGGAATGACGTCAGCGGACCAGAATTTAATACAGACCGATAtttgtgtccttga
- the LOC106069944 gene encoding transmembrane protein 260-like, whose amino-acid sequence MFSAPSSLVVGFVVFVSSLVLYVVRLHPSLPGGDSGELIAAAHELGVAHPPGYPLFTLLAKLFIILIPGTSVAWKVNLLSAFCAALNSAVLYLLVHRLTLSNGAALFASTVFSFSPLVCVWSLAAEVFSLNNLLLSSLIFSAVVFESSDKDTAAKISLKGSFLCGLCLTNQHTSVLYILPIIPWVLYTLWKLKLLSAQLLVKQGLLFALGLSPYLYLPVSSWLHLARWTWGDSRTLEGFLIHLLRVEYGTWDLLKDHIGQGFLTGIIAYINHITADLSLFVLLLAVLSLISIYSRYKVNKSNVLVVLMLSLLLYVVFFCWRANLDLSNPLFYKVVERFWIQSDLILVILASVSFADVCRFISAKLNISQLSLESILVWPLVISYIVQGWAWSDQSNNFIIHDFAIQTLEKFPKDSIILTKGDLPSNTFRYFHLCENVRPDLSLFDQEVLTYEWSLPMMRQFWPKINFPGDFMHLYTGVIKNGKRSFTFKDLIDANYKSHPIFACIGMQNHEPSWKSAYVLWPYGVCFQLVDKDKELDIATWTNYTADLACAWTYPLNSLNDGSWENVASSEMWRAKTVTALFYLEEALEHQENSPEYLQLLQESYRLYTKEFSAHGIVPSYWHRNYAIVCERLIHVHTQLDHTLLLNKTIHHFNQFLEMEPGDIDADNIRKAVTSLESYRSSLSQAHH is encoded by the exons ATGTTTTCTGCTCCAAGTTCATTGGTTGTTGGGTTTGTTGTCTTCGTCTCAAGCTTAGTTCTGTATGTTGTAAGACTACATCCTTCGTTACCAGGAGGAGACTCAGGGGAATTGATCGCTGCTGCACATGAATTAGGG gtagcCCATCCACCAGGTTATCCCCTCTTCACACTTCTAGCCAAGTTGTTCATCATTTTGATTCCAGGGACCTCCGTTGCTTGGAAAGTCAATTTGTTGTCAGCGTTCTGTGCCGCATTAAACTCAGCAGTTTTGTATTTACTGGTCCATCG GCTGACACTATCAAACGGAGCAGCACTATTTGCATCAACAGTATTTAGCTTCAGtcctcttgtgtgtgtgtggtcctTAGCAGCGGAAGTGTTCAGTCTCAATAATCTTCTTTTGTCCAGCCTAATCTTCAGTGCAGTAGTGTTTGAATCCTCCGACAAAGATACAGCTGCAAAg ATTTCATTGAAAGGATCTTTTCTTTGTGGTTTATGCCTAACCAATCAACATACAAGTGTCTTGTATATTCTTCCCATCATTCCCTGGGTGTTGTACACGCTCTGGAAATTAAAG TTACTGAGTGCTCAGCTTTTagtgaaacaaggtctactGTTTGCATTGGGTCTGTCCCCCTACTTGTACCTCCCAGTATCTTCATGGCTTCATTTGGCCAGGTGGACATGGGGTGACTCCAGGACACTGGAAGGATTTCTGATTCATCTTCTGCGTGTAGAGTATGGCACATGGGATCTG TTAAAAGATCATATAGGCCAAGGATTTCTAACTGGTATAAT TGCTTACATCAACCACATCACAGCAGACCTTTCATTGTTTGTCTTACTTCTGGCCGTACTGTCTCTAATTTCTATATATTCAAG ATACAAAGTCAACAAAAGTAATGTGCTAGTTGTACTTATGTTGTCACTGTTGCTGTATGTGGTTTTCTTTTGCTGGAGAGCTAATCTGGACCTGAGTAACCCATTATTTTATAAAGTG gTTGAACGATTTTGGATTCAAAGTGATTTAATTCTTGTGATATTGGCCAGTGTTTCATTTGCTGATGTTTGCAG ATTTATTTCTGCCAAGCTGAATATCAGCCAACTGAGTTTAGAGAGCATTCTTGTTTGGCCCTTGGTCATCTCCTATATT GTGCAAGGTTGGGCATGGTCTGATCAAAGTAACAATTTTATTATCCATGACTTTGCAATCCAGACATTAGAGAAATTCCCCAAAGATTCAATTATATTAACCAAAGGTGATCTCCCTTCTAATACATTTAG GTACTTTCACTTGTGTGAAAATGTCCGTCCTGACTTGTCACTATTTGATCAAGAA GTTTTGACTTATGAATGGTCACTGCCCATGATGAGACAGTTCTGGCCAAAGATAAATTTTCCAGGAGATTTTATGCACTTATACACAGGTGTTATTAAAAATGGCAAAAGATCATTCACCTTTAAAGATTTAATTGATGCCAACTACAAAAG CCATCCAATTTTTGCTTGTATTGGAATGCAAAACCATGAACCCTCCTGGAAGTCTGCCTATGTACTATGGCCTTATGGTGTGTGCTTCCAGCTGGTTGACAAAGACAAAGAGCTGGACATAGCTACATGGACCAACTACACGGCTGATTTGGCATGTGCCTGGACTTATCCCTTGAACAG CTTGAATGATGGATCATGGGAAAATGTGGCCAGTTCAGAAATGTGGAGAGCAAA AACTGTAACAGCATTATTTTACCTGGAGGAAGCTTTAGAACACCAAGAAAACAGTCCAGAATATCTCCAACTTCTTCAAGAATCGTATCGG tTGTACACCAAAGAGTTCAGTGCCCATGGCATTGTGCCCAGCTATTGGCATCGCAACTATGCCATTGTCTGTGAGAGGTTGATACATGTCCACACCCAGCTGGACCACACCTTGTTGTTGAACAAAACTATTCACCACTTTAATCAGTTTCTGGAAATGGAGCCAGGGGATATTGATGCTGACAACattaggaaagctgtgacatcACTCGAGAGCTACAGATCAAGTCTTTCTCAGGCTCACCATTAG
- the LOC106069962 gene encoding uncharacterized protein LOC106069962 yields MENKVLVVGLCIEDLNSCDLLVSQIASGHIFGLDQKVHLIIQGPSIQQVHDLCFDIQDCAYTLVQAITGCASLLDTNLRPDVVMIVVSAPCCHGNVTRDPPYPSAMDHLVSYINELTQLVTPSQWRQSHVIVTGDMAVIAANLLSQKLNNIVTATQIMAVDGDLAPDSLKQKSNKLSYIDRLCSRIRQWWTGSQSAAVTYLGSYFIDLKRSRPTRSGYFFSMPVEILAPRKFQVRGQSEFKGNYITDICRKSDAAQEIMRQLNMEPANKVEFYPANL; encoded by the exons ATGGAGAACAAGGTCCTTGTGGTTGGTCTGTGTATAGAAGATTTGAACTCGTGTGATCTATTAGTCAGCCAGATAGCATCAGGGCATATTTTCGGCCTTGATCAG aaagttCATCTTATCATCCAAGGACCTAGCATTCAGCAAGTCCATGACCTATGTTTCGACATACAAGACTGTGCCTATACCTTGGTGCAAG CTATTACAGGCTGTGCTTCTTTACTAGACACGAACCTCAGACCGGATGTTGTGATGATTGTTGTGTCTGCACCCTGTTGCCATGGTAACGTCACACGTGACCCACCATACCCAAGCGCAATGGACCACCTCGTCAGCTACATTAACGAACTGACGCAACTTGTGACTCCGAGTCAGTGGCGTCAGTCTCAT GTCATAGTGACAGGAGACATGGCTGTGATAGCAGCCAACTTACTGTCACAAAAACTCAATAACATTGTCACAGCTACACAGATAATGGCTGTTGACGGCGACTTG GCACCAGACAGCCTGAAGCAGAAATCAAACAAACTGAGTTACATTGACAGGCTGTGTAGCAGGATCAGGCAATGGTGGACAGGGTCTCAG AGTGCTGCAGTGACCTACTTGGGCAGCTACTTCATTGACCTTAAGAGATCAAGACCAACAAGATCTGGGTATTTCTTTTCAATGCCTGTGGAGATCCTTGCACCAAGAAAGTTTCAGGTTAGAGGTCAGAGTGAGTTCAAGGGCAACTACATCACTGACATATGCAGAAAAAGTGATGCAGCACAGGAAATAATGAGACAGTTAAACATGGAACCTGCCAACAAAGTTGAGTTCTACCCAGCCAATTTGTGA